One genomic window of Caldivirga maquilingensis IC-167 includes the following:
- a CDS encoding histone family protein, which translates to MPEIPLAPIERIFKKAGAERVGEDAVIALRDVLENVAYEVSVKSIELAKHAGRKTVSADDVKAVVRIFRCINLS; encoded by the coding sequence ATGCCTGAAATACCACTAGCCCCCATAGAGAGGATCTTCAAAAAAGCAGGAGCGGAGAGAGTGGGTGAGGATGCTGTTATTGCGTTAAGGGATGTGTTGGAGAACGTTGCCTACGAGGTCTCTGTAAAGAGCATTGAATTAGCGAAGCATGCGGGCAGGAAAACTGTGAGCGCAGATGATGTTAAGGCTGTTGTAAGGATCTTCAGGTGCATTAACTTATCATGA